Genomic DNA from Alkalihalobacterium alkalinitrilicum:
TTTTTAGACATAATTAAAATTAGTGTCTGAATGTTCATTTTAGATATCTCTCTATTTGCCAACGAACATCGTTGATTTTAAACAAACGGTCTTTAAAATAGAAGCAATACCGTATTCAGTCTAGCTTCATGCAATATTACTATGGAACGTTATCTGGAATGATGACGATTGAAAAACGAAAGGTGATTGCAACAAGTACACACTGGGGAAGGTGGTTGGAAGAAGCATAAATAAAAGGTAGCTGTCATAAGCATTGATTTGCATACAATTTTTAACACTGCCTATTCAACAACTGTTGATTTTTACAAATAATTTTAAATTTATTAATAAACCCCTTATATAATACGACAAATTCATTTCTTATGTAACAATTATATTACATTCTAGCAAAATTCGTTGTTATTAGACATGAAACATATTAAAATTTGATAGACTATTAAAAAGTAGATTCTTCCATTAGATAAAGGTAATGGTACATATAAAAGGAGAGTAATATAATGAAAAGGAAGTTAACGAAAGTAGTTATTGCTACGGCTCTAGCTGCTACCCTTCTTCATGCGGTTCCGACAACATCCTACGCTAATCCTACAGTGAATTTTTCCGCGCAAATTGAAGAATTTGAAACGAATATACTTACATATGACAACAAGATTATCGAATCAATTGCCAAAATTGAAGAGTTAACAAAAGAGATTGAACGCGGCCAAAAGCAAATCGAAAATAACCAAGAGGAAATCGATGAAGCACAAGAAAGATTTGATAGTTTAAAAGAGATCTATTTCGAACGTTTACGGGCCATGCAACAAAATGGTCAAAGTCCAATGTTAACGTATATTGATGTGATCTTATCCTCTAAAGGGTTTTCAGATCTCATTGAACGAGTAACACTCATCTCTCAAGTCATCGACCAAGATCAGAAATTACTAGATAACCTTCAGACCGCTGAAATTGAACTCACTAAACTACAAGAAAATCTTGTAAAAGAAGTAGCTCAATTAGAAATTAATAAACAAACGGTAGAAGACGAACGAGCTTCAATGGAAAGAAACAAATCTACCGTAATGCAAGAATTAGAACGAGTAAAAGAATTACAACGCCAAGAAGAAGTTCGCTTAGCTGAAGAAGCACGTATAGCCGAGGAAGCAGCAAGAGCTGAAGAAGAACGACAAGCTGCGACACTCGCGCAACAAACACAACAAAATGTTCAAAATAATAACCAGACAACACAAAGTCAACCGACTGTAACCAACACGACTTCAGAACCAACCACAACACCTACAAATACTTCAGTAAACACGAACACTAATCAAAACACTGTTACAAAAACGGTTAATTCTGGAAACTCAGATAAAGTATCTCAGTTAATTAATTACAGTAAACAATTCTTAGGAACACCTTATGTATGGGGCGGCACAACTCCAAGTGGGTTTGATTGCTCAGGATTTACATCGTACGTCTTCCGCTCAGTTGGTGTAAACTTACCAAGAACATCTAGACAACAAGCTACAGTTGGAGTAGCTGTTCCTACTAACCAAGTACAACCAGGTGACTTGATCTTTAGAGGAAGCCCTATTCACCACGTTGGTATATACATAGGAAATGGTCAATACATCCACTCTCCACAAACTGGTGATGTTGTGAAGATCTCTAGTTACAATCCTTCTAAACATACACAAGCACGTCGTGTATTAAATTAATAGTTTAAGTAGTTGAATAGCTAACAAAGAAGGTGGACCTATCATTAGGTACCACCTTCTTTAATTATCCTTTTTTAATTTTGTTGTTCGAAATCGTTTAACTATAACTGTTAATGATGTAAAGTTAACTAACTTTTACTAGAGTTTTCTTCTAAATACTAGGTAATAATTAAACAAAAAAAGACCAACAATTGTTGATCTAATCTTATTGTTAATTATTAGTTATTAGTTATGTATTGGTGCGGGTGAAGGGACTCGAACCCCCACGTCAAAGACACTAGATCCTAAGTCTAGCGCGTCTGCCAATTCCGCCACACCCGCAAAAATAAAAATGGTGAGCCATGAAGGACTCGAACCTTCGACCCTCTGATTAAAAGTCAGATGCTCTACCAACTGAGCTAATGGCTCCCGAATTAATGTATATTATTCACTTTGAATGTTTAATCCTCTACTAGCTACTCAATGAAACATATACATTGAAACAACTCGTAGGTTTTCCTAACAACAAATGCTCGTAGCTCTACCTCATTAGAGATTCGCAATAAATCGTAATGGTGCCGGCGAGAGGACTTGAACCCCCAACCTACTGATTACAAGTCAGTTGCTCTACCAATTGAGCTACACCGGCATAATGGTGGAGGATGACGGGCTCGAACCGCCGACCCCCTGCTTGTAAGGCAGGTGCTCTCCCAGCTGAGCTAATCCTCCATTAAGATTTTGATAAGCTGCGAATTTCTTCGTCAGTTTCGGCCTTCCGGTACTCACGTATTTAGATACGATCTGTTCCTCAGGACTTCACTTCCTCGAACTTCTTGCTTCTAAAAATCTTTTAGAAATTGGTGACCCGTACGGGATTCGAACCCGTGTTACCGCCGTGAAAGGGCGGTGTCTTAACCGCTTGACCAACGGGCCAGTAAGTGGCTCCACAGGCAGGACTCGAACCTGCGACCGATCGGTTAACAGCCGATTGCTCTACCAACTGAGCTACTGTGGAATAAGTTATGGTGGGCCTAAGTGGACTCGAACCACCGACCTCACGCTTATCAGGCGTGCGCTCTAACCAGCTGAGCTATAGGCCCATAAAAAATGGAGCGGGTGATGAGAATCGAACTCACGACATCAGCTTGGAAGGCTGAGGTTTTACCATTAAACTACACCCGCAACTTATTCACTTAATATTCATTCCAAAATATAAATAAATTGGCGCGCCCTGAGAGATTCGAACTCCCGACCTTTTGATTCGTAGTCAAACACTCTATCCAGCTGAGCTAAGGGCGCATATGGTGCCGAGGGCCGGACTTGAACCGGCACGGTAGTCACCTACCGCAGGATTTTAAGTCCTGTGTGTCTGCCAATTCCACCACCCCGGCAAAGCAGACATTAGTTATACATCAGTTTCTCTTGGAGGCGGCACCCGGATTCGAACCGGGGGATAAGGGTTTTGCAGACCCGTGCCTTACCACTTGGCTATGCCGCCAAATACCTTAGATATCACTAACTGTCCGTTTAAATTGACAGTAATAATAAAACTTGTATCTGATGGCGGAGGAAGAGGGATTCGAACCCCCGCGCGGTTTAACCCGCCTGTCGGTTTTCAAGACCGATCCCTTCAGCCGGACTTGGGTATTCCTCCATACCTATGTTTCTGGTGGACCCTGTAGGACTCGAACCTACGACCAATCGGTTATGAGCCGACCGCTCTGACCAACTGAGCTAAGGGTCCTTATAATGGTAGCGGCGGAGGGAGTCGAACCCACGACCTCACGGGTATGAACCGTACGCTCTAGCCAGCTGAGCTACACCGCCATTATTAAGATAGATTAAATTGTATAAATGGTGGAGCCTAGCGGGATCGAACCGCTGACCTCCTGCGTGCAAGGCAGGCGCTCTCCCAGCTGAGCTAAGGCCCCATCTATATGAATACAAGAGAGAGTCATTCTCTCAAAACTGGATAATGTGCTAGAAGAATATCAACGCTTTATGTTTTGGATAAGCCCTCGACCGATTAGTATCTCTCAGCTCCACGTGTCGCCACGCTTCCACCCGAGACCTATCAACCTCATCATCTCTAAGGGGTCTTACTTACTTAACGTAATGGGAAATCTCATCTTGAGGGGGGCTTCACGCTTAGATGCTTTCAGCGCTTATCCCGTCCACACGTAGCTACCCAGCTATGCTCCTGGCGGAACAACTGGTACACCAGCGGTGTGTCCATCCCGGTCCTCTCGTACTAAGGACAGCTCCTCTCAAATTTCCTACGCCCACGACGGATAGGGACCGAACTGTCTCACGACGTTCTGAACCCAGCTCGCGTACCGCTTTAATGGGCGAACAGCCCAACCCTTGGGACCTACTTCAGCCCCAGGATGCGATGAGCCGACATCGAGGTGCCAAACCTCCCCGTCGATGTGGACTCTTGGGGGAGATAAGCCTGTTATCCCCAGGGTAGCTTTTATCCGTTGAGCGATGGCCCTTCCATGCGGAACCACCGGATCACTAAGCCCGACTTTCGTCCCTGCTCGACTTGTAGGTCTCGCAGTCAAGCTCCCTTATGCCTTTGCACTCTACGAATGATTTCCAACCATTCTGAGGGAACCTTTGGGCGCCTCCGTTACTGTTTAGGAGGCGACCGCCCCAGTCAAACTGCCCACCTGACACTGTCCCTGAACCGGATCACGGTTCGAGGTTAGAACTTCAATACAGCCAGGGTAGTATCCCACCGACGCCTCCACGTAAGCTGGCGCTCACGCTTCCAAGGCTCCTACCTATCCTGTACAAGCTGTACCAAAATCCAATATCAAGCTACAGTAAAGCTCCATGGGGTCTTTCCGTCCTGT
This window encodes:
- a CDS encoding NlpC/P60 family protein encodes the protein MKRKLTKVVIATALAATLLHAVPTTSYANPTVNFSAQIEEFETNILTYDNKIIESIAKIEELTKEIERGQKQIENNQEEIDEAQERFDSLKEIYFERLRAMQQNGQSPMLTYIDVILSSKGFSDLIERVTLISQVIDQDQKLLDNLQTAEIELTKLQENLVKEVAQLEINKQTVEDERASMERNKSTVMQELERVKELQRQEEVRLAEEARIAEEAARAEEERQAATLAQQTQQNVQNNNQTTQSQPTVTNTTSEPTTTPTNTSVNTNTNQNTVTKTVNSGNSDKVSQLINYSKQFLGTPYVWGGTTPSGFDCSGFTSYVFRSVGVNLPRTSRQQATVGVAVPTNQVQPGDLIFRGSPIHHVGIYIGNGQYIHSPQTGDVVKISSYNPSKHTQARRVLN